The Phycisphaeraceae bacterium DNA segment TTCGGGCAGCGTCGATCCCCGCGCGAGCTGGCCGAGGCGCGTGAGCACGGTCGCATGCACGTGCTTGGCCACCATCACCTCATTGCGAAGGTTGAAGGCCGGCGGATCAACCCGGCCTGCGAGCATCTTGAGCGGATCGTGGTAGTACGCGTGGTCGTGGCTCGATGCTTGGCAATAGGTGATGTCGACAGCCATGCGGTGCCGTCGCCCTGCGCGCCCAGCACGCTGCCAGTAGTTGGCCGGCAGCGGCGGAACGTTGCGCATGAGCACGGCGTCGAGCGCGCCGATGTCCACACCGAGCTCGAGGGTCGGCGTGCAGACCAGGCAGTTCACCGCATCCGAGTCGGGGTTCTTGAACTGGCGCTCGATCCGCTCCCGGTCCTCGTGCGGCACCATCGCCGTGTGCTCTTCCGGCCGGATCATCGAGTAGCCCTCGTCGAGGAGCTGAAGGTCGTAGTTGTCGCGCTGCTCGCGGATGAACTCGAGCGTGCCTTCGCACCGATAGCCCGGACAGGCGAGATGCGGAGTTCGGCGCGCCACCAGCCGCCGACAGCGACGGCAGCGCCACGCACCCCGGTGCGAGAGAAGCGACATTCGATCGGCATTGACCTGATAGAGGCCGGAAGAGCCCGGAAGGCGGTTGCCGTGCCAGCCGGTGAGCGGCGCGGGGACGAGGATCTTGACGGCGTCTGCCTTGAGGAACTCGAAGAGCTCGGCAAGGAAGTCGTTGACGTGCTCTGCGTCGAGTCCCCACTTGCGGACCATGTTTTGAAAGTTCGTCTCGCCACCGGAGCCGATCCAGCGCCGCGTCTGACACGGGCCTTCCTCGATCTCGCCACTCAGTTTGGTGCCGACGGGTGAACCATACTGCGGCAGATAGCCCTGCATGATCTCGAGGTCGCCGTCGCCCCAGTACTTCGAGAACGTCCGCGTGTCGGGATCGAAAAGCACGCGACTGCGCCGGAGGTAGTCGAGCAGCGTCGCGATGCCATCGCGCAGGTCGTCCGCGGGAACGCCGAGCGCGTCGGCATAGCGTTGAATGAGCGGCGCCGTTGATGCAAGTCCGATGTAGTCGACGCGCAAGCGACCCCATGGCTCGAGGCCGATCACCTGCCGGGGCGAGAGCACCAGCTCGCGAACGATCTGCATGCGGAGGAACTTGCGGCGCTCCTGCCGGTGGCGTTGGCCAGTGCCTTCCTTGCGCGCGACCCGCCAGACCTCGGGCGCGAGCGCCTTCGACAGCGCGTCGTCCGCTTCAAAGCGATCGTCAAGCGCATGCGTGAGGTCGCCGATGGACACGCCTCCGGCCGCGAGCCCCTCGGCCATCAGCGCGCGGAGGCGGAACCGGCGCGAGTGGTCCTTCATCCACCCGGCCTGGAACGCCGCCTCCTGCCGGTTGTCCGCGAAGATCAAGAGCCGCGGTCGTTCCGCGTGGTGGACCATGTCCTGCCCGAGCACGTGAACGTCGGCGACAGTCGTCGCGCGCACGGGTCGTGCGGGCTCCCGGTAGCCGTTGCCCCATCGGCGCCCGCTCGCCTTGCATGCGAGGCAGCTCGTGAGGAAGCCGGGGTTCTCCTTCTTCTGTCGGATCGCGTGCAGCGCGACAGGCTCGCCGCTCATGCCGCAGCCAAAGCACCGCGCGAATGCCACCGGGTGCGCTGCGCCGCAGTGGCGGCAGAAGTGCAGTACAGCCGTTCGGTCGGCAGGCGGCCCATCGTCGTCGTCCTCGGCACCGACCAGTGCATCGACGAGAACCACTCGCTTGCCACCGCTCGATTCATCCAGCGGCTCCCAGAACATCGTCGAGCCCTGAGCCGTGCCACCAGAAGGTGCGCGCCCCGCGAACTCGAAGTCCTTCAACCACGCGACGAAGTAGTGCTGCCCGCAGGTCGTGCAGGTGGTGAGCGGCAAGCGCAGGCGCGAGCCATCGTCGCCCGTGGCCTCGATCTCGTCTTCGGCGGCGAGCCAGAGCTTCGGGCCTTCGTGGTCCTCCGGAAAGGTGACCACCGCGCCTGCAATGCCGCGAACGAAGCCGTGCACCACCGGACGCAGCAAAGGTCGGCCGTCGCGGCGCGCAGCGGCACCAAGGGTCAGCCACGCGAGCAACTCCTCCTCGGTGACCGTTCGCCCAACTCGCTTCGCGATCTCGTCGAGCAGTTCGGCGAGCGGGCGTGGCGTCGCCAGCGCTTCGTTCACCCTGTACACCAGCTCGTTGCCCGACATCGCCTCGTGCAACAACTCGCTCCACTCCCCAGCAGGCAAGCCGGCGCCAGCGAGCGCCCGGTAGGCCGCGCGGACAGCGTCCTCCGGATCGGAGGCATCCACCGCATCGAGGCAGCGCTCGAGCGCGCGTGCGGCGCCTTCCGCTGGGGCTGGCGGAACGGTCCGTGTTGGTTTCCACACCTGCGCCTCGTACGCCTCGTTCACCGTCTCGACCCGGTCCTCCGGAACGCCGAAGAATCGCGACGCGAACTTCCGCGCCGCGTCCGGATCGCGCTCATCGACGATCGTCGCGGAAGTGGCCACGCACACCGTGTCCCGCTCGCTGCGCCCGCAGAACTGGCGCAGGCGGCGGATGAGGCAGGCGGTCTCGGCGCCCTGTGCCCCGCTGAACGTGTGGGCTTCGTCGAAGACGAGGAAGTCGAGCCGCGCATCGGCGAAGAGCTCGACATCGAGCTGGCGCGTCAGCAGCAACTCCAGCTGCTTGATGTTGGTGAGCAGGATCCGGGGTTGACGACCCGCGGTGCGCATCACCTCGCGCGAGCAGACTTCCTCCGGCGGATGCACCGCTACGCCGCGCCCTTCGCGCTGCACTTCCTCGAGGCGCGCCTCGTAGTCGGCACGGGACGCGTTCGCTGGCAGCCGCACGCCGACTACATCCCGCTCGTGCTGCGGCGTGCTGCCGACATACATGCCGAAGGGAATGCCGGTTCCCGCCAGAAGGCCGCGAAGTCGGCCAAGCTGATCCTCGGCGAGCGCATTCATCGGATAGACCACGACAGCGCAGATGCCCGTCGCGGCGCGCTCATCGCGCAGGCGCAGGCAACGGCTGATCACCGGGTAAAGGAAGCACTCGGTCTTTCCCGAGCCGGTGCCGCTCGACACGAGCGTAGTGCGCCCGTCGTGGATCGCCCGCAGCGCCTGCTCCTGGTGGCCGTAGACATGCGCGAACGGGATGAGTTGCTTCAGGTGCGGGTGGAGCACGCCGTCGGCGACGAGTGAGTCAACCGACGCACCCTGTCGGAACGGGCGCGAGAGCGAAATGTAAGGCCCCTTGAGCAGCGGCGTCTGGCGCGTCGCCTCGAGCGAGAGCAGCGCCCGCATCTGCGCGTGCAGGCGCTCGTCGGCGAAGGGATACGCCGTCACCTGATACTTGAGGAAGCTGGCGACGATCTTCTCGGTGTAGGTGATGGGGTTGAGAGCCATGACTCAGGAGCCTTTCGACCGATGCTGGCGAACATTCTGTGCTTTCCACTGAAGCATCGGCTGCAACGCGATGCGAGACTGCATCTCCGGATCGGGGTGAAGCAGCGCCGCGTCGATCCGCCCTTGGTCATGGAGAAGGTCGAGGAACTCGCGCTCCGCCGTGGTCCAGTTCAGCAGTCGGGCAGACACGCCGTCGAGGGATGCGGCGAGCCTCGCATGAAGGGCACTGGAGTCGATGGTCTCCCCGCCGTGATCCTGCAATACGGGCACGAGTTGCTGTTCGAGTGCCAGCCTGGTGGGAACCGAG contains these protein-coding regions:
- a CDS encoding DEAD/DEAH box helicase yields the protein MALNPITYTEKIVASFLKYQVTAYPFADERLHAQMRALLSLEATRQTPLLKGPYISLSRPFRQGASVDSLVADGVLHPHLKQLIPFAHVYGHQEQALRAIHDGRTTLVSSGTGSGKTECFLYPVISRCLRLRDERAATGICAVVVYPMNALAEDQLGRLRGLLAGTGIPFGMYVGSTPQHERDVVGVRLPANASRADYEARLEEVQREGRGVAVHPPEEVCSREVMRTAGRQPRILLTNIKQLELLLTRQLDVELFADARLDFLVFDEAHTFSGAQGAETACLIRRLRQFCGRSERDTVCVATSATIVDERDPDAARKFASRFFGVPEDRVETVNEAYEAQVWKPTRTVPPAPAEGAARALERCLDAVDASDPEDAVRAAYRALAGAGLPAGEWSELLHEAMSGNELVYRVNEALATPRPLAELLDEIAKRVGRTVTEEELLAWLTLGAAARRDGRPLLRPVVHGFVRGIAGAVVTFPEDHEGPKLWLAAEDEIEATGDDGSRLRLPLTTCTTCGQHYFVAWLKDFEFAGRAPSGGTAQGSTMFWEPLDESSGGKRVVLVDALVGAEDDDDGPPADRTAVLHFCRHCGAAHPVAFARCFGCGMSGEPVALHAIRQKKENPGFLTSCLACKASGRRWGNGYREPARPVRATTVADVHVLGQDMVHHAERPRLLIFADNRQEAAFQAGWMKDHSRRFRLRALMAEGLAAGGVSIGDLTHALDDRFEADDALSKALAPEVWRVARKEGTGQRHRQERRKFLRMQIVRELVLSPRQVIGLEPWGRLRVDYIGLASTAPLIQRYADALGVPADDLRDGIATLLDYLRRSRVLFDPDTRTFSKYWGDGDLEIMQGYLPQYGSPVGTKLSGEIEEGPCQTRRWIGSGGETNFQNMVRKWGLDAEHVNDFLAELFEFLKADAVKILVPAPLTGWHGNRLPGSSGLYQVNADRMSLLSHRGAWRCRRCRRLVARRTPHLACPGYRCEGTLEFIREQRDNYDLQLLDEGYSMIRPEEHTAMVPHEDRERIERQFKNPDSDAVNCLVCTPTLELGVDIGALDAVLMRNVPPLPANYWQRAGRAGRRHRMAVDITYCQASSHDHAYYHDPLKMLAGRVDPPAFNLRNEVMVAKHVHATVLTRLGQLARGSTLPESERTCIAQVVKETFPTTITSYLFDETGSVRAGSFEAASFRAVSGEREADLVDNAMHAFQQGWPADDTAVVERAAIEQHVRQMPGELEKVVTRLRRRLLWAMEQIRRLNRIRETQGDLNPEEDSQFRRCDRMIKKMKGTTRRRRQDPEGYEDVYTFGVLAREGFLPGYGLESGQVVGFAEIPFWIEGPRDFVLPRPPSMAIREYVPGNLIYANGNKFVARQFRLEADERTIDLPHFEVSSEREAVKETNLAAATSSVASIVLPAVAISDVDLTHSSHISDEEEYRFQMGVSVYGREKGLHNGGAAFKWGERALHLRRGVHLTLVNVGANQAIRQHDRYGYPVCTVCGQSVSPLSSDRQRQHFADDHKQRCGRDVQLIGFFTETVADAISLPACLSREEAYSVLEALRLAAAERLDMILDDLQILVVGHVDRDEVDGLLWDPMPGGSGLPARIVEMFPQIVATALDLVEHCPAACDRSCIDCLQTYRNSFYHAHLDRNVAAERLRAWGDRVTVTHEIPPRLPSPSESGGEALPVNQAERLLKELLLAAGFSDGVRGEQLRLDRVLGSTTPDIIYRAADHEAGEGVCVYLDGLSGHLHGHAATAARDREIRSWLRNNGFEVIEIAASDLYDSAKMQQHFRRLAGYLNESELRSRLRDQRGWFDAGHAAMEAPPSLPFRRVTPQEGDRYRTCVPLLSLAAAAGAFGESQDVEYDDWVEPNGDRKLAAGMFVAQIVGRSMETRIPDGAYGLFRFRPEGSRNGRIVLAQHHGISDPEHGGRYTVKRYRSEKVATEDGSWRHVQVILEPFNRDFEPIVLEVDDEQDVAVIAELIEVLGG